A single Acropora palmata chromosome 5, jaAcrPala1.3, whole genome shotgun sequence DNA region contains:
- the LOC141882229 gene encoding uncharacterized protein LOC141882229 isoform X2, producing MEDRHRTILRDHRPNIVRDLEPNNILPDLGSVLTEKDDAEIKAQSTRQGRCERLLEIIPRKEPNAFKVFVEALKKEAPHLASDLIDADHKETEKELRQVRQQSANLQRENWELKEELEAEKQDHTKTSQELKVLKSLHETFKTGTSQQIGTLAEIVQELIDDSCSSDEALGNRRDSTERQTQTLEMEIEVLTETILEMISGYKVKIEAQQKRCQSLQEQVELLHDLTAANENHQREIEDLLERNNESTEELEKSQRELKKSQTELEKSQRELEKIEEALANERDRAKQKLEEKSEAVDVLLELRSTDAKKIKSLQKKLNEEKSKSETLRNQLQRLALRQTPGRNNSYRSRRDSDRLRVLDGFEVVGNARQ from the exons ATGGAAGACAGGCACCGCACCATCTTGCGCGATCATCGACCAAATATCGTAAGGGACTTGGAACCGAATAATATATTACCAGATTTGGGCAGCGTTTTGACTGAAAAGGACGACGCGGAAATCAAGGCGCAATCTACAAGACAGGGAAGATGTGAGCGGCTGTTAGAAATCATACCCAGAAAAGAACCGAATGCTTTCAAAGTATTCGTGgaagctttaaaaaaagagGCTCCCCATCTTGCGTCGGATTTAATAGATGCAG ATCATAAAGAAACCGAGAAAGAACTCAGGCAAGTTAGACAGCAGAGCGCGAATCTCCAACGAGAAAATTGGGAGTTGAAAGAAGAGTTAGAGGCAGAGAAACAAGATCACACTAAGACTTCACAGGAACTTAAAGTACTGAAAAGCCTCCATGAAACTTTTAAAACCGGGACTTCACAACAAATTGGAACACTCGCCGAAATTGTTCAGGAACTCATAG ATGACTCGTGCTCCTCTGACGAGGCCTTAGGAAATCGGAGGGATTCTACAGAAAGACAGACTCAGACTTTAGAAATGGAAATTGAAGTGTTGACAGAAACAATTCTAGAAATGATCAGCGGTTATAAAGTAAAAATCGAAGCACAGCAAAAAAGGTGTCAAAGTTTACAAGAACAGGTAGAGTTGCTACACGACCTTACGGCAGCGAACGAGAACCACCAAAGAGAGATAGAAGATCTCCTTGAGAGAAATAACGAATCTACTGAGGAGTTGGAGAAAAGTCAAAGAGAGTTGAAGAAAAGTCAGACGGAGTTGGAGAAAAGTCAGAGAGAGTTGGAAAAAATTGAAGAGGCTTTGGCCAATGAGAGAGATAGGGCGAAACAGAAATTGGAAGAGAAAAGCGAGGCTGTAGATGTCTTGCTTGAGCTGAGGTCAACAGATGCAAAGAAGATCAAAAGCCTTCAAAAGAAGCTCAATGAAGAGAAATCGAAGTCTGAAACTCTGAGGAATCAACTTCAAAGATTGGCATTGAGGCAAACACCAGGAC GGAACAACAGCTACAGATCTAGAAGAGATTCTGATAGACTACGTGTTCTCGATGGCTTCGAAGTTGTGGGAAATGCTCGCCAGTAA
- the LOC141882229 gene encoding uncharacterized protein LOC141882229 isoform X1, whose amino-acid sequence MEDRHRTILRDHRPNIVRDLEPNNILPDLGSVLTEKDDAEIKAQSTRQGRCERLLEIIPRKEPNAFKVFVEALKKEAPHLASDLIDADHKETEKELRQVRQQSANLQRENWELKEELEAEKQDHTKTSQELKVLKSLHETFKTGTSQQIGTLAEIVQELIADDSCSSDEALGNRRDSTERQTQTLEMEIEVLTETILEMISGYKVKIEAQQKRCQSLQEQVELLHDLTAANENHQREIEDLLERNNESTEELEKSQRELKKSQTELEKSQRELEKIEEALANERDRAKQKLEEKSEAVDVLLELRSTDAKKIKSLQKKLNEEKSKSETLRNQLQRLALRQTPGRNNSYRSRRDSDRLRVLDGFEVVGNARQ is encoded by the exons ATGGAAGACAGGCACCGCACCATCTTGCGCGATCATCGACCAAATATCGTAAGGGACTTGGAACCGAATAATATATTACCAGATTTGGGCAGCGTTTTGACTGAAAAGGACGACGCGGAAATCAAGGCGCAATCTACAAGACAGGGAAGATGTGAGCGGCTGTTAGAAATCATACCCAGAAAAGAACCGAATGCTTTCAAAGTATTCGTGgaagctttaaaaaaagagGCTCCCCATCTTGCGTCGGATTTAATAGATGCAG ATCATAAAGAAACCGAGAAAGAACTCAGGCAAGTTAGACAGCAGAGCGCGAATCTCCAACGAGAAAATTGGGAGTTGAAAGAAGAGTTAGAGGCAGAGAAACAAGATCACACTAAGACTTCACAGGAACTTAAAGTACTGAAAAGCCTCCATGAAACTTTTAAAACCGGGACTTCACAACAAATTGGAACACTCGCCGAAATTGTTCAGGAACTCATAG cagATGACTCGTGCTCCTCTGACGAGGCCTTAGGAAATCGGAGGGATTCTACAGAAAGACAGACTCAGACTTTAGAAATGGAAATTGAAGTGTTGACAGAAACAATTCTAGAAATGATCAGCGGTTATAAAGTAAAAATCGAAGCACAGCAAAAAAGGTGTCAAAGTTTACAAGAACAGGTAGAGTTGCTACACGACCTTACGGCAGCGAACGAGAACCACCAAAGAGAGATAGAAGATCTCCTTGAGAGAAATAACGAATCTACTGAGGAGTTGGAGAAAAGTCAAAGAGAGTTGAAGAAAAGTCAGACGGAGTTGGAGAAAAGTCAGAGAGAGTTGGAAAAAATTGAAGAGGCTTTGGCCAATGAGAGAGATAGGGCGAAACAGAAATTGGAAGAGAAAAGCGAGGCTGTAGATGTCTTGCTTGAGCTGAGGTCAACAGATGCAAAGAAGATCAAAAGCCTTCAAAAGAAGCTCAATGAAGAGAAATCGAAGTCTGAAACTCTGAGGAATCAACTTCAAAGATTGGCATTGAGGCAAACACCAGGAC GGAACAACAGCTACAGATCTAGAAGAGATTCTGATAGACTACGTGTTCTCGATGGCTTCGAAGTTGTGGGAAATGCTCGCCAGTAA